The following proteins come from a genomic window of Musa acuminata AAA Group cultivar baxijiao chromosome BXJ1-7, Cavendish_Baxijiao_AAA, whole genome shotgun sequence:
- the LOC135678841 gene encoding uncharacterized protein LOC135678841: MAVDMGKLRWGELEDDAEDLDFLLPPRVVVGPDENGVKKVTEYRFDDEGNKVRVTTTTRVRKLTRARLSKRALERRSWPKFGDAAHEDAGARLTMVSTEEILLERPRAPGSKAEEPKVAGDPLAAMGKAGAVLMVCRTCGKKGDHWTSKCPYKDLAPQTDSFVDKPPGAEGAASSAGTGKGAYVPPSMRAGAERSGTEMRRRNDENSVRVTNLSEDTREPDLLELFRTFGPVTRVYVAVDQKTGVSRGFGFVNFVNREDAERAINKLNGYGYDNLILRVELATPRPN, encoded by the exons ATGGCGGTGGACATGGGGAAGCTGCGGTGGGGGGAGCTGGAGGACGACGCGGAGGACCTCGACTTCCTGCTGCCGCCGCGGGTGGTAGTCGGGCCCGACGAGAACGGGGTGAAGAAGGTGACCGAGTACCGGTTCGACGACGAGGGCAACAAGGTCCGGGTCACCACCACCACCCGCGTCCGCAAGCTCACCCGTGCCCGCCTTAGCAAGCGCGCCCTCGAGCGCCGCTCCTGGCCCAAGTTTGGCGACGCCGCCCACGAGGACGCCGGCGCCCGCCTCACCATGGTCTCCACCGAGGAGATCCTCCTCGAGCGCCCCCGCGCTCCCG GCAGCAAAGCAGAAGAACCAAAGGTTGCAGGGGATCCACTGGCTGCCATGGGCAAAGCCGGTGCTGTCCTCATGGTGTGCAGGACTTGTGGTAAGAAGGGTGACCACTGGACGTCCAAGTGCCCCTACAAGGATCTCGCCCCGCAAACAGACAGTTTCGTTGACAAGCCCCCAGGTGCTGAAGGTGCAGCTTCATCTGCGGGCACTGGCAAGGGTGCCTACGTGCCCCCAAGCATGAGAGCCGGTGCAGAGAGGAGTGGCACTGAGATGAGGCGTCGGAACGATGAGAACTCGGTTCGTGTAACCAATCTCTCGGAAGACACCCGTGAGCCTGACCTGTTGGAGCTCTTTCGGACATTTGGCCCTGTGACTCGTGTCTATGTTGCTGTGGACCAGAAGACTGGAGTTAGTCGAGGATTTGGTTTTGTCAACTTCGTCAATAGGGAAGATGCGGAGCGAGCCATCAACAAACTTAATGGCTATGGCTATGACAACCTTATCCTACGGGTTGAGTTGGCGACTCCAAGGCCAAATTGA
- the LOC135678842 gene encoding AT-hook motif nuclear-localized protein 26-like, with amino-acid sequence MGGVDATTTFAPSFHLLNPKSHLSLLHDQVDDNKKKRNHSEDDANGDDRSSSADDFVEAGSGGCSSGRRPRGRPRGSKNKPKPPVIVTRESPNALRSHVFEVGSGAGIMDTIATFALRRRRGVAILSARGAVTDVKLRQPDAPPGSVVALPGRFEILSLSGAFLPAPAPSGATSLSAYLARGQGRVVGGSVVGELVASGPVVIIAATFANVIYERLPLPDDEQPVGTEQSKGGNGASDDSFSAADPSSMSLPTDLLRHGKQDVFGAWALASSRPPLSYW; translated from the coding sequence ATGGGAGGAGTCGACGCCACCACCACCTTCGCCCCTTCCTTCCATCTCCTCAACCCCAAATCCCATCTCAGCCTCCTCCATGATCAAGTTGACGacaacaagaagaagaggaaccaCTCCGAAGACGATGCTAACGGCGACGACCGCTCCTCCAGCGCCGACGACTTCGTTGAAGCCGGCTCCGGCGGCTGCAGCTCCGGGCGGCGCCCACGTGGCCGGCCGCGCGGGTCCAAGAACAAGCCGAAGCCGCCCGTCATCGTCACGCGCGAGAGCCCCAACGCGCTCCGCTCCCACGTCTTCGAGGTCGGCAGCGGGGCCGGCATCATGGACACGATCGCCACCTTCGCCCTCCGGCGCCGGCGCGGGGTCGCGATCCTCAGCGCCAGGGGCGCCGTCACCGACGTTAAGCTCCGACAGCCGGACGCGCCGCCGGGATCCGTGGTGGCGCTCCCTGGCAGGTTCGAGATCCTCTCTCTTTCGGGGGCATTCCTCCCGGCACCAGCGCCGTCGGGCGCCACCAGCCTGTCAGCGTACCTGGCCAGGGGGCAGGGCCGGGTGGTGGGCGGGAGCGTGGTGGGGGAGTTGGTGGCCTCGGGACCGGTGGTGATAATAGCAGCCACGTTCGCAAACGTTATCTACGAGCGGCTGCCTCTCCCTGACGACGAGCAGCCGGTAGGGACAGAGCAAAGTAAAGGAGGCAACGGCGCGAGCGATGACAGCTTCTCAGCTGCGGATCCGTCGTCCATGTCGCTCCCAACCGATCTGCTGCGCCATGGCAAGCAAGATGTGTTCGGCGCATGGGCTTTGGCGAGTTCTCGTCCGCCGCTCTCCTATTGGTAG
- the LOC135678843 gene encoding protein PSK SIMULATOR 1-like, with translation MGVPKVLADLRARVGSIDPERPVVGILAFEVAAVMSRFVSLHRSLAEDEVRRLRTDMRSQGVAYLTSKDQPFLLRLACAELVAELDKAAAAVSRIAAKCQDPLLRGFDRIYDGLKAGVACPVLRGGRVAELERFGLGSTAKGVEKRVKRLERYVAATSLLYAEMEALNALEASERRMEQQWRRHSGPIPVQKPGVSPAPSPIQLELRSQRHKVRRLKKISLWNKTFDEAVDFMVRAVITVFARISAVFGPCVLGLPPLPDRSRPTLMLRGSPDFLGKHSSGPLEQPSKMDVPVLRNSAPMFMTNESLAKPFESLSSLLQAGPSTVGGSGLLSRYANVIVAAEKILITRSVEGRAAQNDEVVEEDAAAREELYHMMPSAMRASVRAKLRECWRREGGTVDGSLAEGWKEAVGRILSWLGPVAHDTLRWQEERNIERHHRFHTRPRALLLQTLHFSDREKTEAAIVEVLVGLSCMCWYDDRGRELLRF, from the coding sequence ATGGGTGTTCCGAAGGTGCTCGCGGATCTCCGGGCCCGAGTGGGCAGCATCGACCCCGAGCGGCCCGTTGTCGGGATCCTCGCCTTCGAGGTGGCGGCCGTCATGTCGCGCTTCGTCTCCCTGCACCGCTCCCTCGCCGAGGACGAGGTCCGCCGGCTCCGCACCGATATGCGGTCCCAGGGCGTCGCTTATCTAACTTCCAAGGACCAGCCCTTCCTCCTCCGCCTCGCCTGCGCCGAGCTGGTGGCCGAGCTCGACAAGGCCGCCGCCGCCGTTTCCCGCATTGCTGCCAAGTGCCAAGATCCCCTCCTCCGGGGCTTTGATCGCATATACGATGGCCTCAAGGCCGGCGTGGCCTGCCCCGTTCTCAGGGGTGGCCGCGTCGCCGAATTGGAGAGGTTCGGGTTGGGCTCCACCGCGAAGGGGGTCGAGAAGCGAGTCAAGAGGTTGGAGAGGTACGTGGCGGCGACCTCCCTGCTGTACGCGGAGATGGAGGCGCTGAACGCGCTGGAGGCGTCGGAGCGGCGGATGGAGCAGCAGTGGCGGCGGCACAGCGGCCCGATCCCGGTGCAGAAGCCGGGCGTGTCGCCCGCACCTTCCCCCATCCAGCTCGAGCTCCGGTCCCAGCGTCACAAGGTCCGGCGGCTCAAGAAGATTTCCCTTTGGAACAAGACCTTCGATGAGGCGGTGGATTTCATGGTCCGCGCGGTGATCACTGTCTTCGCCAGGATCTCCGCTGTCTTCGGTCCCTGCGTCCTCGGCTTGCCTCCTCTACCGGACAGAAGCCGTCCGACTCTGATGCTCCGGGGTAGCCCAGATTTCCTCGGCAAACACTCGTCGGGGCCCCTGGAGCAACCGTCGAAGATGGATGTGCCCGTCTTGAGGAATTCAGCTCCCATGTTCATGACCAACGAATCGCTCGCAAAGCCATTCGAGAGTTTGAGCAGTTTGTTGCAAGCAGGTCCGAGCACCGTTGGCGGTTCGGGATTGTTGTCGCGGTACGCCAATGTGATCGTGGCCGCGGAGAAGATACTCATAACGAGGTCGGTCGAGGGCCGCGCGGCACAAAACGacgaggtggtggaggaggacgcGGCGGCGAGGGAGGAGCTGTACCACATGATGCCGTCGGCGATGCGGGCCTCGGTGCGGGCCAAGCTGAGAGAGTGCTGGAGGAGGGAGGGCGGGACGGTGGACGGGTCGCTGGCGGAGGGGTGGAAGGAAGCGGTAGGGAGGATCCTGTCCTGGCTGGGGCCGGTGGCACACGACACGCTGCGGTGGCAGGAGGAGCGTAACATCGAGCGGCATCATCGGTTCCACACCCGGCCGAGGGCGCTGCTGCTGCAGACTTTGCACTTCTCGGACAGGGAGAAGACCGAGGCCGCCATCGTCGAGGTGCTCGTCGGGTTGAGCTGCATGTGCTGGTACGACGACCGGGGTCGTGAGCTTCTAAGGTTTTAA
- the LOC103991703 gene encoding uncharacterized protein LOC103991703: MTTNVSAVYIHVVDDVISKVREEFVNYGAGESVLNELQALWEMKMMQCGALSDVERSSLRKNAAPITPVHDLNVPYEGPAEEYETPTAEMLFPPTPLQTPIQTPLPGTADTAMYNIPTGASDYAPSPISDIRNSIDLKAGRPSPYMQPPSPWMSQRPLGVDVNVAYVEGREEAGDSSHQSTQDFFVNSTGKRKRDDYASRLNSGGYVPQQDGSGDVTVELSLPQNAVTQGQKSSIRDGQGTANFKFYFNKDAKPTPVLPQHDGIHDDYDDIFQFQGVASEDYNTPGDHVELRAATPSVGTPKPGKNEAAEDDEPSLNEDDDDDELDDLDQEEDEPNTQHLVLALFDKVTRTKSRWKCTLKDGIMHLNNRDILFNKATGEFDF, encoded by the exons ATGACGACCAACGTCTCCGCCGTCTACATACATGTGGTGGACGACGTCATCAGCAAGGTTCGCGAGGAGTTCGTAAACTACGGCGCTGGGGAAAGCGTGCTGAACGAGCTTCAGGCG CTGTGGGAGATGAAGATGATGCAGTGCGGCGCGCTCAGCGACGTCGAGCGGTCTTCCCTGCGGAAGAATGCGGCCCCGATCACTCCGGTTCATGATCTGAACGTTCCGTACGAGGGACCGGCTGAGGAGTATGAGACCCCCACCGCGGAGATGCTCTTTCCACCT ACTCCCTTGCAAACTCCCATCCAGACTCCTCTGCCTGGAACGGCTGATACTGCGATGTACAACATACCCACAGGCGCCTCAGATTACGCGCCGTCTCCGATAAGTGATATCAGAAATAGCATCGATTTGAAAGCTGGAAGGCCAAGTCCGTACATG CAACCACCTTCTCCTTGGATGAGCCAAAGACCTCTTGGAGTTGACGTTAATGTAG CTTATGTTGAAGGGCGTGAAGAAGCTGGAGACTCTTCGCATCAATCCACTCAG GACTTTTTTGTGAATTCCACTGGAAAACGTAAAAGGGATGACTATGCTTCTCGCTTAAATTCAGGAGGTTATGTACCACAGCAAGATGGAAGTGGAGATGTGACAGTAGAGCTTTCTCTGCCGCAG AATGCGGTAACCCAAGGTCAGAAGTCATCAATTAGGGATGGGCAAGGAACTGCAAATTTCAAGTTCTATTTCAATAAGGATGCAAAACCAACTCCAGTGCTTCCTCAGCATGATGGAATACATGATGACTATGATGAT ATATTTCAATTCCAAGGAGTTGCCAGTGAAGACTACAATACACCTGGAGATCATG ttGAACTACGCGCTGCTACCCCATCTGTTGGCACACCAAAACCAGGTAAAAATGAAGCAGCAGAAGATGATGAACCTTCTCttaatgaagatgatgatgatgatgagttggaTGATCTTGACCAAGAAGAGGATGAGCCTAATACCCAACATTTGGTTCTAGCCTTGTTTGACAAG GTGACTCGGACAAAAAGCAGATGGAAATGCACCCTCAAGGATGGAATAATGCATCTCAACAATAGGGATATTCTTTTTAACAAG GCCACTGGGGAGtttgatttttga